A part of Spiribacter vilamensis genomic DNA contains:
- the dnaQ gene encoding DNA polymerase III subunit epsilon: MRQIILDTETTGLEPENGHRIIEIGCYEVEQRRPTGRRFHEYINPDRAVDPEAVEVHGITDRFLMDKPRFADIARSFLDFVADAELIIHNALFDVGFLDSELGRLGTDWGRIADHCRVTDSLTLARRRHPGQRNSLDALCRRYAIDNSGRSLHGALLDAEILAEVYLAMTGGQVTLHLGAREEDGPAQRIESDQPVSADRPRLRVVEPTAAEIAAHASWLDQLDRESDGRCVWRALDGEARG; this comes from the coding sequence ATGCGCCAGATCATTCTGGATACGGAAACCACCGGCCTCGAGCCGGAAAACGGTCACCGGATCATCGAGATCGGTTGCTACGAGGTCGAGCAGCGCCGGCCTACCGGGCGCCGCTTTCACGAATACATCAACCCCGACCGGGCGGTCGATCCCGAGGCGGTCGAAGTGCACGGGATTACCGATCGGTTCCTGATGGACAAGCCTCGTTTTGCGGACATCGCGCGGTCCTTTCTCGATTTCGTGGCCGACGCCGAGCTGATTATCCATAACGCGCTCTTCGATGTCGGCTTCCTCGACAGCGAACTGGGCCGGCTCGGTACCGACTGGGGCCGAATAGCGGATCATTGCCGGGTGACCGACAGCCTGACGCTGGCCCGCCGGCGTCACCCCGGCCAGCGCAACAGCCTCGATGCCCTGTGCCGTCGCTATGCGATCGATAATAGCGGTCGCTCGCTCCACGGCGCCCTGCTCGACGCCGAGATCCTCGCCGAGGTGTACCTGGCAATGACCGGGGGGCAGGTGACCCTGCACCTTGGCGCCCGGGAGGAGGATGGCCCCGCGCAACGGATCGAGAGCGACCAGCCAGTCAGCGCCGACCGCCCACGGCTACGGGTCGTCGAGCCCACCGCGGCGGAAATCGCCGCCCATGCGTCATGGCTCGATCAGCTCGACCGCGAAAGCGACGGACGCTGCGTCTGGCGGGCACTGGACGGGGAGGCTCGAGGATGA
- a CDS encoding class I SAM-dependent methyltransferase — translation MRALHEWFATPAGQDLAERESRLLTRRLAGLYARRVLQIGAYGGGVSPAVFGNVRQWVMDDLPGGPIDLEADSRVIPLASSSVDVVILIHQLEFSGAPHQIIRESARVLAPEGHLMVLGFNPYSLWGLRRVMSSNARTPPWSGRYLAARRVADWMMLLGMVPRRPEGLAALPPPLSRWWLQRHPDTNHRREALGAGLNWMGGVNLVIGQKRVNGSVDAPRQWRRRFEIIPGGLTQAGAGATRNRRESWHDAG, via the coding sequence ATGCGTGCGCTGCATGAATGGTTTGCCACCCCGGCGGGGCAGGATCTCGCCGAACGTGAATCGCGGTTGCTGACACGGCGCCTGGCCGGATTGTACGCCCGGCGCGTCCTCCAGATCGGGGCCTACGGGGGCGGTGTCAGTCCGGCGGTATTCGGTAACGTCCGTCAGTGGGTGATGGACGACTTGCCGGGTGGGCCGATCGACCTGGAGGCGGACAGTCGAGTGATTCCGCTGGCATCGAGCAGCGTCGATGTGGTTATCCTGATCCACCAGCTGGAATTCAGTGGCGCTCCCCACCAGATCATCCGCGAGTCCGCCCGCGTCCTCGCGCCGGAGGGGCATCTCATGGTGCTGGGGTTCAACCCCTACAGCCTGTGGGGGCTGCGCCGCGTTATGTCGAGTAATGCCCGGACGCCGCCATGGTCGGGGCGTTATCTTGCCGCCCGACGCGTTGCCGACTGGATGATGTTGCTGGGTATGGTGCCCCGGCGACCGGAGGGGCTGGCCGCTCTCCCGCCACCGCTGAGTCGCTGGTGGTTGCAGCGTCATCCCGACACGAACCATCGCCGGGAAGCGCTGGGGGCAGGCCTCAACTGGATGGGTGGCGTCAACCTGGTGATTGGCCAGAAGCGCGTCAATGGATCGGTGGATGCGCCCCGTCAGTGGCGACGCCGGTTTGAAATCATCCCCGGCGGTCTGACGCAGGCCGGTGCCGGGGCCACTCGAAATCGAAGGGAGAGCTGGCATGACGCCGGTTGA
- the rnhA gene encoding ribonuclease HI, with protein sequence MTPVEIFTDGACRGNPGAGGWGVLIRWDGVEKTLHGGERETTNNRMELMAAIQALEALGRPSSVDLTTDSQYVRKGITEWIDAWKRRGWKTASRQPVKNRDLWERLDTLSQRHEIRWHWVRGHTGHDGNERVDDLANQGIDELERAAD encoded by the coding sequence ATGACGCCGGTTGAGATTTTCACGGACGGCGCCTGTCGGGGGAATCCCGGGGCAGGTGGCTGGGGTGTTCTGATCCGCTGGGACGGGGTAGAGAAGACCCTGCACGGTGGTGAGCGGGAGACCACGAACAACCGCATGGAGCTCATGGCGGCTATTCAGGCCCTGGAGGCACTCGGTCGGCCATCGTCGGTGGATCTCACGACCGATTCCCAGTATGTACGCAAGGGCATTACGGAGTGGATCGATGCCTGGAAGCGTCGTGGCTGGAAGACTGCCAGTCGCCAGCCGGTCAAGAATCGTGACCTGTGGGAGCGTCTGGATACGCTTTCGCAGCGTCATGAGATACGCTGGCACTGGGTGCGTGGCCACACCGGGCACGACGGTAATGAACGCGTCGATGATCTCGCCAACCAGGGGATCGACGAACTGGAAAGGGCGGCGGATTGA